Proteins found in one Plasmodium malariae genome assembly, chromosome: 13 genomic segment:
- the PmUG01_13044300 gene encoding conserved Plasmodium protein, unknown function, whose translation MIDTFIYWNFKGSKGGTNILRISLPCSYGTIKKKILEVINLELQNSLDILLYHNNRVLSEHESIQNGMLLEVQRSSIGVVKDLLQKSNRIYLEKNKCVAEQEEGSLSSKEQSEPYLSNSGNNHSSNFSSNFSSNFSSNTNKINGYSSHYSGHHGNHHGGSYPNSVYKSVQERTNNNDMNDRAVKMNRPQMHPPNSGCISSISGVTGITGITSVSGITGVSGISGVSGVSGVTGISGSNNKPWNVYNRNNNIIKENQNDDEYMKIQEAMERNNIYNTDTNKYRMNYYKKDKNNQKIYQNKFIKMSTSSTPHRGFNPINGDLTTAVTTTATTTASTASCSFTAAGTTTTPSISIASVGSGLSNGGLGYPKYNNTELNKYYKTKNTAYNNTSLENLNKYVSPDYICHMCGKKGHSIKNCTMSTFNNNKKIKVPTGIPTNFLTKIKAEDIYKYDQIYILKDGSYGIMKDVEDVSGSAYLYRSVDDKINIYLGVNANSSGGNNDNEGNDDGNDSNDSIDSHSSSISKRNRKRNGSSNKKEKENISSIYKCLLCKRLYTSPITLHCCGETYCKPCLFKYNKKRKNDYSAYYTSADQKTHIMKCPSCSKFVNADELIINTNIKNVIDTIVKNQKNNSNTYEEGGGGTSFHSGFTLNGARSTLNNDIKLTHECYNNSSKNNSGITTATCTSNNTNGNQVLGNLTMNNKNEFILNRKNNNRQVYGNGTTNEFTNDNMRVKDDSHVDSGNSNNYGNANDAFNEQDQKLQEPDFFNPLINFSININELKKQHEFAAAYIAHYKMHRKKKKKKRKIDLNTFLMCKKVC comes from the coding sequence ATGATCGACACGTTTATATACTGGAATTTTAAGGGGAGCAAGGGAGGCACAAACATTTTAAGGATATCCTTACCTTGCAGTTATGGCactattaaaaagaaaattttagaaGTCATAAATTTAGAGTTACAAAATAGTTTGGACATCCttttatatcataataaCAGAGTTTTGAGTGAACATGAAAGTATTCAAAATGGTATGCTTCTAGAAGTACAAAGAAGTAGTATAGGTGTTGTGAAGGACCtattacaaaaaagtaataGAATCTACTTAGAGAAGAATAAATGTGTAGCTGAGCAGGAAGAAGGTTCCCTATCAAGCAAAGAGCAGAGTGAACCGTACCTCAGTAACAGTGGTAATAACCACAGTAGTAATTTCAGTAGTAATTTCAGTAGTAATTTCAGTAGTAATACGAATAAGATCAATGGTTACAGTAGTCATTATAGTGGTCATCATGGCAATCATCACGGTGGTAGTTACCCTAATTCTGTTTATAAAAGTGTGCAGGAAAGgacaaataataatgatatgaATGACAGAGCTGTAAAAATGAATAGGCCACAGATGCATCCCCCTAATAGTGGCTGTATTAGCAGTATTAGTGGAGTTACTGGTATTACTGGTATTACTAGTGTTAGTGGTATTACTGGTGTTAGTGGTATTAGTGGTGTTAGTGGTGTTAGTGGTGTTACTGGTATTAGTGGAAGTAATAATAAGCCGTGGAATGTGTACAAtaggaataataatataataaaagaaaatcaaAACGATGatgaatatatgaaaatacaaGAAGCAATGGAAAGAAATAACATCTATAATACGGATACGAATAAATACAGAATgaattattacaaaaaagataaaaacaatcaaaaaatttatcaaaataaatttatcaaAATGTCAACATCTTCTACGCCTCATAGGGGTTTTAATCCCATTAATGGGGATCTTACCACCGCGGTTACTACCACCGCTACTACGACTGCTTCTACTGCTTCTTGTAGTTTTACTGCGGCTGGTACTACTACGACTCCTTCCATTTCAATTGCTTCTGTAGGTAGTGGTTTGTCAAACGGAGGCTTAGGCTATCCGAAGTACAACAATACCGAGTTGAACAAGTACTACAAGACAAAAAATACagcatataataatactagCTTAGaaaatttgaataaatatgtttCACCTGATTATATTTGTCATATGTGTGGTAAAAAAGGACATAGTATTAAAAACTGTACTATGAgtacttttaataataataaaaaaataaaagtaccGACAGGTATAcctacaaattttttaacaaaaataaaagcagaagatatatataaatatgatcagatatatatattaaaagatgGTAGTTATGGAATTATGAAGGATGTCGAGGATGTGAGTGGTAGTGCATACTTGTATAGAAGTGTTGATGATAAGATTAATATCTACTTAGGTGTAAATGCTAACAGCAGTGGtggtaataatgataatgaagGCAATGATGATGGCAATGATAGTAATGATAGTATTGATAGTCATAGTAGTAGTATTAGTAAACGTAACCGTAAGCGTAATGGTAGTAGTAACAAAAAGgagaaagaaaatatatcgagtatttataaatgtctATTATGTAAACGATTGTACACCTCTCCCATAACTCTACACTGCTGTGGAGAAACCTACTGTAAACcttgtttatttaaatataacaaaaaaagaaaaaatgattattcaGCATATTACACGAGTGCAGATCAGAAGACACATATTATGAAATGCCCAAGTTGTTCAAAATTTGTTAACGCGGATGAGTTAATTATTAATacgaatattaaaaatgtaattgaCACTATTGTCAAAAATCAAAAGAATAACAGTAATACATATGAAGAGGGAGGGGGGGGAACGTCGTTTCATAGCGGGTTCACATTAAATGGGGCTCGTTCTACCCTGAATAATGATATCAAATTGACCCATGAGTGTTATAACAATAGTAGTAAGAACAATTCGGGGATCACTACTGCTACATGCACGAGCAATAATACCAATGGAAACCAGGTGCTTGGAAATCTTACCATGAACAACAAGAATGAGTTTATAttgaatagaaaaaataataacagaCAGGTATATGGTAACGGTACAACTAATGAATTTACGAATGATAATATGAGAGTGAAGGATGATTCACACGTGGATAGTGGTAACAGTAACAATTATGGTAATGCTAATGATGCATTTAACGAACAGGACCAAAAATTGCAAGAACCCGATTTTTTTAACCCGTTGATTAACTTTTCGATCAATATTAacgaattaaaaaaacaacatGAATTTGCAGCGGCATATATAGCCCATTATAAGATGCAcaggaagaagaagaagaaaaaaagaaaaatcgaTTTGAACACATTTCTAATGTGCAAGAAGGTGTGCTAA
- the PmUG01_13044400 gene encoding 26S proteasome regulatory subunit RPN13, putative has translation MDTAKIHLEINAGKCIYDGNTVKPDKRKGKLVLYKICDNLYNFQWINRENNKVEDNLILTKSISLEKVEQCKTGRVYILRNKLRGEISFYWMQDYDDSKDEAFVKKFNSIIANDLAKDVGNKRRYNSSDYASELTDLIFSQNRNIQNVDSKKAVSFKDLFVSEYFSKLLEIPEAFEELKKHMPEGYQNKYDIVDLINSRALTPNLRSLDMSLPSHLNFILISLNLPPHEGQINDPMEYIVECLENKYKNEENN, from the exons atggatacaGCG aaaattcaTTTGGAAATAAATGCAGGGAAATGTATTTATGATGGAAATACTGTAAAGCCTGATAAAAGAAAGGGGAAGTTGGTCCTttataaa aTATGTGATAATCTTTACAATTTCCAGTGGATTAAcagagaaaataataaagtggag GATAATTTGATATTAACAAAAAGTATATCGTTAGAGAAAGTAGAACAGTGCAAAACAGGGAGGGTATATATACTTAGAAACAAATTAAGAG GGGAGATCTCTTTTTACTGGATGCAAGATTACGACGACTCTAAGGATGAA GCATTTGTGAAGAAGTTTAACTCTATTATAGCAAACGATTTGGCAAAGG ACGTTGGAAATAAAAGAAGGTATAACTCAAGTGATTATGCATCTGAACTGACAgacttaatattttctcaaaatagaaatatacaGAATGTAGACTCAAAAAAAG CAGTTTCTTTCAAGGATTTATTTGTAAGTGAGTATTTTTCCAAGTTGCTGGAAATACCCGAGGCCTTCGAAGAATTAAAGAA GCACATGCCGGAAGGATACCAAAACAAGTACGACATTGTAGACTTGATAAATAGTAGGGCATTAACCCCAAACTTGAGGTCCCTTGATATGTCCTTACCATCTCATCTGAACTTTATTTTGATATCGTTAA ATTTACCCCCGCACGAAGGCCAAATAAATGATC CTATGGAATATATAGTTGAGTgtttagaaaataaatacaagaatgaagaaaataattag
- the PmUG01_13044500 gene encoding DnaJ protein, putative: MEEIIVHMIIIAPLTKWLISPNRSWNKGKREYGVYIALLILFCVGLYELRKPNQNLYEILTLNANASRTDIQQSFRKLSRIYHPDKNKSQDAFERFNKIREAYEILSNEKKKYLYDRFGDFGGSEITNFFYIEIIIIAIFQFAISFIFGFLYTYGKDNEKYRILICLYIGLNFCMELIYRFSPESTNFLSFLPIFSHYTPFERIHSLKVLVPLVMNAILLIDVYFIDEDTELYVSTFCEYVFENNIKCIKNFDDAVLFCARLVDGKVKIANNYSWREEDAYSHITNIHELDDEQMYDKNCDKNDLFYKLLYNVVETSTEDVELKVPKKELCRRFDWSRWYTTTVLEKNTADKDFEEGNATKGIIFSSLLYFIGLVSHLLSK, from the exons ATGGAGGAGATAATAGTGCACATGATTATCATCGCGCCACTTACCAAGTGGCTAATAAGCCCAAACAGATCGTGGAATAAAGGAAAGAGGGAATATGGAGTATATATAGCATTGCTAATACTATTTTGTGTAggtttatatgaattaagGAAACCAAATCAAAATCTCTATGAAATTCTAACTTTAAATGCAAATGCTTCAAGAACAGATATACAACAATCTTTTAGAAAACTATCTAGAATATATCATcctgataaaaataaaagccaAGATGCATTTGAacgttttaataaaattagagaagcatatgaaatattatcaaatgaaaaaaaaaaatatttgtatgatAGATTTGGTGATTTTGGTGGTAGCgaaattacaaattttttttatatagaaattattattatagctatttttcaatttgctatttcatttatatttggtttcttatatacatatggaAAAGATAATGAGAAATATAGAATATTAATTTGTCTATATATTGGTCTAAATTTCTGTATGgaattaatatataggtTTAGTCCAGAAAGCACGAATTTTCTTTCATTCCTTCCCATTTTTTCTCATTACACTCCTTTTGAAAGAATACATTCTCTTAAAGTCCTTGTACCCTTAGTTATGAATGCAATACTACTAATagatgtttattttattgatgAAGATACTGAATTGTATGTGTCCACATTCTGTGAGTACGTTTTTGAAAACAACATCAAGTGCATTAAGAACTTCGATGACGCTGTCCTCTTCTGTGCTCGCCTAGTTGATG GAAAGGTAAAAATCGCAAATAACTACTCGTGGAGGGAGGAAGACGCGTACAGCCACATAACAAATATCCATGAGTTGGATGATGAGCAGATGTACGATAAGAATTGCGATAAAAAtgatttgttttataaattactATACAATGTTGTTGAGACTAGTACAGAAGATGTTGAATTGAAGGTACCGAAAAAAGAATTGTGTCGTCGTTTCGATTGGTCAAGGTGGTATACAACTACTgttcttgaaaaaaatacCGCAGat AAAGATTTCGAAGAGGGGAACGCAACTAAGGGCATTATATTCTCTTCCCTTCTATACTTTATTGGTCTCGTTTCTCATTTATTATCcaaatga